In Phacochoerus africanus isolate WHEZ1 chromosome 1, ROS_Pafr_v1, whole genome shotgun sequence, the following are encoded in one genomic region:
- the BAP1 gene encoding ubiquitin carboxyl-terminal hydrolase BAP1 isoform X1, which produces MNKGWLELESDPGLFTLLVEDFGVKGVQVEEIYDLQSKCQGPVYGFIFLFKWIEERRSRRKVSTLVDDTSVIDDDIVNNMFFAHQLIPNSCATHALLSVLLNCSSVDLGPTLSRMKDFTKGFSPESKGYAIGNAPELAKAHNSHARPEPRHLPEKQNGLSAVRTMEAFHFVSYVPITGRLFELDGLKVYPIDHGPWGEDEEWTDKARRVIMERIGLATAGEPYHDIRFNLMAVVPDRRIKYEARLHVLKVNRQTILESLQQLIRVTQPELIQTHKSQESQLPEESKPVSSKSPLSVEANRASVASEGTHTDGVEEVAGSCPQALTHSPPSKPKLMVKPPGSSLNGVPPNPTPIVQRLPAFLDNHNYAKSPMQEEEDLAAGVGRSRVPIRPPQQYSDDEDDYEDDEEDDMQNTNSAIRYKRKGPGKPGPLSGSGDGQLSVLQPNTINVLAEKLKESQKDLSIPLSIKTSSGAGSPAVAVPTHSQPSPTPSNESTDTASEIGSAFNSPLRSPIRSANPTRPSSPVTSHISKVLFGEDDSLLRVDCIRYNRAVRDLGPVISTGLLHLAEDGVLSPLALTESGKGSSPSVRLSQSSHGSGSPEEKDVVEAMDGREKPGLVRPGEPLSGEKYSPKELLALLKCVEAEIANYEACLKEEVEKRKKFKIDDQRRTHNYDEFICTFISMLAQEGMLANLVEQNISVRRRQGVSIGRLHKQRKPDRRKRSRPYKAKRQ; this is translated from the exons ATGAATAAGGGCTGGCTGGAGCTGGAGAGCGACCCTG GCCTCTTCACCCTCCTGGTGGAAGATTTTG GTGTCAAAGGGGTGCAGGTGGAGGAGATCTATGACCTTCAGAGCAAATGCCAGGG CCCTGTGTATGGATTCATCTTCCTGTTCAAATGGATCGAAGAACGCCGATCCCGTCGCAAGGTCTCTACCTTGGTGGATGATACATCTGTGATTGATGATGATATTGTGAATAACATGTTCTTTGCCCACCAG CTGATCCCCAACTCTTGTGCCACTCATGCCCTGCTGAGTGTGCTCCTGAACTGCAGCAGTGTGGACCTGGGGCCTACCCTGAGTCGCATGAAGGACTTCACCAAAGGCTTCAGCCCTGAG agCAAAGGATATGCAATTGGCAATGCTCCGGAGCTGGCCAAGGCACATAATAGCCATGCCAG GCCCGAGCCACGCCACCTCCCTGAGAAGCAGAATGGCCTTAGTGCAGTGCGGACCATGGAGGCATTCCACTTTGTCAGCTATGTGCCTATCACAGGCCGGCTTTTTGAGCTCGATGGGCTGAAGGTCTACCCCATTGACCATG ggccctggggggaGGATGAGGAATGGACAGACAAGGCCCGGCGGGTCATCATGGAGCGTATCGGCCTTGCCACTGCAGG GGAGCCCTACCATGACATCCGCTTCAACCTGATGGCGGTGGTGCCTGACCGCAGGATCAAGTATGAGGCCAGGCTGCATGTGCTGAAGGTGAACCGTCAGACAATACTGGAGTCGCTGCAGCAG CTGATTAGGGTAACCCAGCCAGAGCTGATTCAAACCCACAAGTCTCAAGAGTCACAGTTGCCTGAAGAGTCCAAACCAGTCAGCAGCAAGTCCCCGCTTTCGGTGGAAGCAAACAGGGCCTCAGTGGCCTCTGAGGGCACTCACACAG ATGGTGTGGAGGAAGTGGCTGGTTCATGCCCACAAGCCCTGACCCACAGCCCTCCCAGCAAACCCAAGCTGATGGTGAAGCCTCCAGGGAGCAGCCTCAATGGggttccccccaaccccactccgATTGTCCAGCGGCTGCCAGCCTTTCTGGACAATCACAACTATGCCAAGTCCCCCATGCAG GAGGAGGAAGACCTGGCAGCAGGCGTGGGCCGCAGCCGAGTTCCAATCCGCCCACCCCAGCAGTATTCAGACGATGAGGATGACTATGAGGATGACGAGGAGGATGACATGCAGAATACCAACTCCGCCATCAG GTATAAGCGAAAGGGTCCAGGGAAGCCAGGGCCATTGAGTGGCTCTGGAGATGGGCAGCTCTCCGTGCTGCAGCCCAACACCATCAACGTCTTAGCTGAGAAGCTCAAAGAATCTCAGAAAGAcctgtccattcctctgtccatcaAGACGAGCAGCGGGGCTGGGAGTCCGGCTGTGGCAGTGCCCACACACTCGCAGccctcacccacccccagcaATGAGAGCACAGACACAGCCTCTGAGATTGGCAGTGCTTTCAATTCACCACTGCGCTCGCCCATCCGCTCGGCCAACCCCACGCGGCCGTCTAGCCCCGTCACCTCCCACATCTCCAAGGTGCTGTTTGGAGAGGACGACAGCTTGCTGCGTGTTGACTGCATACGCTACAATCGCGCTGTACGTGACCTGGGTCCTGTTATAAGCACGGGCCTGCTGCACCTGGCTGAGGATGGCGTGCTGAGTCCCCTAGCACTGACAG AGAGTGGGAAGGGTTCCTCCCCTTCTGTCAGACTGAGCCAAAGCAGCCATGGGTCTGGCAGCCCGGAGGAGAAGGACGTGGTAGAAGCTATGGATGGCAGAGAGAAGCCTGGGTTGGTCAGGCCTGGCGAGCCTTTGAGTGGGGAGAAGTATTCACCCAAG GAGCTGCTGGCATTGCTGAAGTGTGTGGAAGCTGAGATCGCAAACTATGAGGCCTGCCTCAAGGAAGaagtggagaagaggaagaagttcAAG ATTGACGACCAGAGAAGGACTCACAACTACGATGAGTTCATCTGCACCTTCATCTCCATGCTGGCTCAGGAAG GCATGCTGGCCAACCTAGTGGAGCAGAACATCTCAGTGCGGCGGCGCCAGGGCGTCAGCATTGGTCGGCTCCACAAGCAGCGGAAGCCCGACCGGCGGAAACGGTCACGCCCCTACAAAGCCAAGCGCCAGTGA
- the BAP1 gene encoding ubiquitin carboxyl-terminal hydrolase BAP1 isoform X2 → MPGLIPNSCATHALLSVLLNCSSVDLGPTLSRMKDFTKGFSPESKGYAIGNAPELAKAHNSHARPEPRHLPEKQNGLSAVRTMEAFHFVSYVPITGRLFELDGLKVYPIDHGPWGEDEEWTDKARRVIMERIGLATAGEPYHDIRFNLMAVVPDRRIKYEARLHVLKVNRQTILESLQQLIRVTQPELIQTHKSQESQLPEESKPVSSKSPLSVEANRASVASEGTHTDGVEEVAGSCPQALTHSPPSKPKLMVKPPGSSLNGVPPNPTPIVQRLPAFLDNHNYAKSPMQEEEDLAAGVGRSRVPIRPPQQYSDDEDDYEDDEEDDMQNTNSAIRYKRKGPGKPGPLSGSGDGQLSVLQPNTINVLAEKLKESQKDLSIPLSIKTSSGAGSPAVAVPTHSQPSPTPSNESTDTASEIGSAFNSPLRSPIRSANPTRPSSPVTSHISKVLFGEDDSLLRVDCIRYNRAVRDLGPVISTGLLHLAEDGVLSPLALTESGKGSSPSVRLSQSSHGSGSPEEKDVVEAMDGREKPGLVRPGEPLSGEKYSPKELLALLKCVEAEIANYEACLKEEVEKRKKFKIDDQRRTHNYDEFICTFISMLAQEGMLANLVEQNISVRRRQGVSIGRLHKQRKPDRRKRSRPYKAKRQ, encoded by the exons ATGCCAGGG CTGATCCCCAACTCTTGTGCCACTCATGCCCTGCTGAGTGTGCTCCTGAACTGCAGCAGTGTGGACCTGGGGCCTACCCTGAGTCGCATGAAGGACTTCACCAAAGGCTTCAGCCCTGAG agCAAAGGATATGCAATTGGCAATGCTCCGGAGCTGGCCAAGGCACATAATAGCCATGCCAG GCCCGAGCCACGCCACCTCCCTGAGAAGCAGAATGGCCTTAGTGCAGTGCGGACCATGGAGGCATTCCACTTTGTCAGCTATGTGCCTATCACAGGCCGGCTTTTTGAGCTCGATGGGCTGAAGGTCTACCCCATTGACCATG ggccctggggggaGGATGAGGAATGGACAGACAAGGCCCGGCGGGTCATCATGGAGCGTATCGGCCTTGCCACTGCAGG GGAGCCCTACCATGACATCCGCTTCAACCTGATGGCGGTGGTGCCTGACCGCAGGATCAAGTATGAGGCCAGGCTGCATGTGCTGAAGGTGAACCGTCAGACAATACTGGAGTCGCTGCAGCAG CTGATTAGGGTAACCCAGCCAGAGCTGATTCAAACCCACAAGTCTCAAGAGTCACAGTTGCCTGAAGAGTCCAAACCAGTCAGCAGCAAGTCCCCGCTTTCGGTGGAAGCAAACAGGGCCTCAGTGGCCTCTGAGGGCACTCACACAG ATGGTGTGGAGGAAGTGGCTGGTTCATGCCCACAAGCCCTGACCCACAGCCCTCCCAGCAAACCCAAGCTGATGGTGAAGCCTCCAGGGAGCAGCCTCAATGGggttccccccaaccccactccgATTGTCCAGCGGCTGCCAGCCTTTCTGGACAATCACAACTATGCCAAGTCCCCCATGCAG GAGGAGGAAGACCTGGCAGCAGGCGTGGGCCGCAGCCGAGTTCCAATCCGCCCACCCCAGCAGTATTCAGACGATGAGGATGACTATGAGGATGACGAGGAGGATGACATGCAGAATACCAACTCCGCCATCAG GTATAAGCGAAAGGGTCCAGGGAAGCCAGGGCCATTGAGTGGCTCTGGAGATGGGCAGCTCTCCGTGCTGCAGCCCAACACCATCAACGTCTTAGCTGAGAAGCTCAAAGAATCTCAGAAAGAcctgtccattcctctgtccatcaAGACGAGCAGCGGGGCTGGGAGTCCGGCTGTGGCAGTGCCCACACACTCGCAGccctcacccacccccagcaATGAGAGCACAGACACAGCCTCTGAGATTGGCAGTGCTTTCAATTCACCACTGCGCTCGCCCATCCGCTCGGCCAACCCCACGCGGCCGTCTAGCCCCGTCACCTCCCACATCTCCAAGGTGCTGTTTGGAGAGGACGACAGCTTGCTGCGTGTTGACTGCATACGCTACAATCGCGCTGTACGTGACCTGGGTCCTGTTATAAGCACGGGCCTGCTGCACCTGGCTGAGGATGGCGTGCTGAGTCCCCTAGCACTGACAG AGAGTGGGAAGGGTTCCTCCCCTTCTGTCAGACTGAGCCAAAGCAGCCATGGGTCTGGCAGCCCGGAGGAGAAGGACGTGGTAGAAGCTATGGATGGCAGAGAGAAGCCTGGGTTGGTCAGGCCTGGCGAGCCTTTGAGTGGGGAGAAGTATTCACCCAAG GAGCTGCTGGCATTGCTGAAGTGTGTGGAAGCTGAGATCGCAAACTATGAGGCCTGCCTCAAGGAAGaagtggagaagaggaagaagttcAAG ATTGACGACCAGAGAAGGACTCACAACTACGATGAGTTCATCTGCACCTTCATCTCCATGCTGGCTCAGGAAG GCATGCTGGCCAACCTAGTGGAGCAGAACATCTCAGTGCGGCGGCGCCAGGGCGTCAGCATTGGTCGGCTCCACAAGCAGCGGAAGCCCGACCGGCGGAAACGGTCACGCCCCTACAAAGCCAAGCGCCAGTGA
- the PHF7 gene encoding PHD finger protein 7 isoform X2: MQRTEVSRKPAKTRRVTQRKPSSGPVCRLCLREPGDPEKLGEFLQKDNLSVHYFCLILSSKLPQRGQSNRGFHGFLPEDIKKEAARASRKICFVCKKKGAAINCQKDHCVRNFHLPCGQERGCLSQFFGEYKSFCGKHRPTQNIQRGNMGEESCVLCCEDLSQASVENIQSPCCSQTIYHRKCIQKYAHTSAKHFFKCPQCNNRDEFPQEMLRMGIHIPDRDAAWELEPGAFSELYQRYQHCDAPICLYEQGRDSFEDEGRWRLILCTTCGSHGTHRDCSSLRSNCKKWECKECAPSAEATDYTPENSGDMPCCSSTFQSREHFCRDTSLEENPGPSWTDWPGPTLLEKPESSGHRRGGHSWKSKGVKIIKCCKKPK, encoded by the exons ATGCAAAGAACTGAAGTTTcaag AAAACCTGCCAAGACAAGGAGGGTAACCCAGAGGAAGCCTTCTTCAGGGCCTG TTTGCCGGCTATGCCTTCGAGAACCTGGGGATCCTGAAAAATTAGGGGAATTTCTTCAGAAAGACAATCTCAGTGTGCATTATTTCTGTCTT ATCCTATCTAGCAAGCTGCCTCAGAGGGGCCAGTCCAATAGAGGTTTCCATGGATTCCTGCCTGAAGACATCAAAAAGGAGGCAGCCCGGGCTTCTAGGAAG ATCTGCTTTGTGTGTAAGAAAAAGGGAGCTGCCATCAACTGCCAGAAGGATCATTGCGTCAGAAACTTCCATCTTCCTTGTGGCCAAGAAAGGGGTTGCCTTTCACAATTTTTTGGAGAGTACAA ATCATTTTGTGGGAAACATCGCCCAACACAGAATATCCAACGGGGAAACATGGGGGAGGAAAGCTGCGTCTTGTGTTGTGAAGACTTATCCCAAGCAAGTGTTGAAAACATCCAGAGCCCGTGTTGTAGTCAAACTATCTACCACCGCAAGTGCATACAG AAATATGCCCACACATCAGCAAAGCATTTCTTCAAGTGTCCACAGTGCAACAATCGAGATGAGTTTCCTCAAGAAATGCTAAGAATGGGAATTCATATTCCAGACAG agatgctgcctggGAACTCGAGCCAGGGGCTTTCTCAGAGTTGTATCAGCGCTATCAGCATTGTGATGCCCCCATCTGTCTGTATGAACAAGGCAGAGACAGCTTTGAGGACGAAGG GAGGTGGCGCCTCATTCTCTGTACTACATGCGGCTCCCATGGAACCCATAGGGACTGCTCCTCTCTCAGATCCAACTGTAAGAAATGGGAGTGCAAGGAGTGTGCACCTTCTGCTGAAGCCACAG ACTACACACCTGAAAACTCAGGTGACATGCCCTGTTGCAGCAGCACCTTCCAGTCCAGGGAACATTTCTGCAGAGACACCAGCCTGGAAGAGAATCCGGGCCCTTCTTGGACTGATTGGCCAGGACCTACCTTATTAGAAAAACCAGAGTCCTCTGGTCACAGGAGGGGGGGCCACTCCTGGAAATCCAAGGGCGTCAAAATCATTAAGTGCTGCAAAAAACCCAAGTAA
- the PHF7 gene encoding PHD finger protein 7 isoform X1: MKTIKEKKKKLQRLRKPAKTRRVTQRKPSSGPVCRLCLREPGDPEKLGEFLQKDNLSVHYFCLILSSKLPQRGQSNRGFHGFLPEDIKKEAARASRKICFVCKKKGAAINCQKDHCVRNFHLPCGQERGCLSQFFGEYKSFCGKHRPTQNIQRGNMGEESCVLCCEDLSQASVENIQSPCCSQTIYHRKCIQKYAHTSAKHFFKCPQCNNRDEFPQEMLRMGIHIPDRDAAWELEPGAFSELYQRYQHCDAPICLYEQGRDSFEDEGRWRLILCTTCGSHGTHRDCSSLRSNCKKWECKECAPSAEATDYTPENSGDMPCCSSTFQSREHFCRDTSLEENPGPSWTDWPGPTLLEKPESSGHRRGGHSWKSKGVKIIKCCKKPK; this comes from the exons ATGAagactataaaagaaaagaagaagaaacttcaAAGATTGAG AAAACCTGCCAAGACAAGGAGGGTAACCCAGAGGAAGCCTTCTTCAGGGCCTG TTTGCCGGCTATGCCTTCGAGAACCTGGGGATCCTGAAAAATTAGGGGAATTTCTTCAGAAAGACAATCTCAGTGTGCATTATTTCTGTCTT ATCCTATCTAGCAAGCTGCCTCAGAGGGGCCAGTCCAATAGAGGTTTCCATGGATTCCTGCCTGAAGACATCAAAAAGGAGGCAGCCCGGGCTTCTAGGAAG ATCTGCTTTGTGTGTAAGAAAAAGGGAGCTGCCATCAACTGCCAGAAGGATCATTGCGTCAGAAACTTCCATCTTCCTTGTGGCCAAGAAAGGGGTTGCCTTTCACAATTTTTTGGAGAGTACAA ATCATTTTGTGGGAAACATCGCCCAACACAGAATATCCAACGGGGAAACATGGGGGAGGAAAGCTGCGTCTTGTGTTGTGAAGACTTATCCCAAGCAAGTGTTGAAAACATCCAGAGCCCGTGTTGTAGTCAAACTATCTACCACCGCAAGTGCATACAG AAATATGCCCACACATCAGCAAAGCATTTCTTCAAGTGTCCACAGTGCAACAATCGAGATGAGTTTCCTCAAGAAATGCTAAGAATGGGAATTCATATTCCAGACAG agatgctgcctggGAACTCGAGCCAGGGGCTTTCTCAGAGTTGTATCAGCGCTATCAGCATTGTGATGCCCCCATCTGTCTGTATGAACAAGGCAGAGACAGCTTTGAGGACGAAGG GAGGTGGCGCCTCATTCTCTGTACTACATGCGGCTCCCATGGAACCCATAGGGACTGCTCCTCTCTCAGATCCAACTGTAAGAAATGGGAGTGCAAGGAGTGTGCACCTTCTGCTGAAGCCACAG ACTACACACCTGAAAACTCAGGTGACATGCCCTGTTGCAGCAGCACCTTCCAGTCCAGGGAACATTTCTGCAGAGACACCAGCCTGGAAGAGAATCCGGGCCCTTCTTGGACTGATTGGCCAGGACCTACCTTATTAGAAAAACCAGAGTCCTCTGGTCACAGGAGGGGGGGCCACTCCTGGAAATCCAAGGGCGTCAAAATCATTAAGTGCTGCAAAAAACCCAAGTAA